A single genomic interval of Mycolicibacterium sp. MU0053 harbors:
- a CDS encoding DUF1906 domain-containing protein produces MQVSRRDVLRYAAAASALAGLGAVSAGKHAPVAEAAAPTLIDFAMRQIPAQDIRAAGHAGVINYVSTSRPGSSFGAKPITLPYARSLTAAGLVIVSNYQYGKPGGTAPSDFTRGYPGGVADARTGWQLHTAAGGGQSAPIYFSVDDDIDRHTWDNLALPWFRGINSVLGAQRTGIYGGIKACQWAAADGVIGRSRAPGKVWAWQTRSWSQGQIFPAAVLYQRIIDTASNPGPLVGGSRVDVNDVLAQDCGQWNLHL; encoded by the coding sequence ACGTACTGCGGTACGCCGCCGCGGCGTCGGCGCTGGCCGGGCTTGGAGCGGTATCAGCCGGTAAGCACGCGCCGGTGGCCGAGGCCGCCGCTCCCACCCTCATCGACTTCGCGATGCGTCAGATTCCGGCGCAGGACATCCGGGCCGCCGGCCACGCCGGCGTGATCAACTATGTGTCGACCTCCCGGCCGGGCTCATCGTTCGGCGCCAAGCCGATCACGCTGCCCTACGCCCGGTCCCTGACCGCCGCGGGTTTGGTGATCGTCAGCAACTACCAGTACGGAAAACCCGGCGGGACCGCGCCATCGGACTTCACCCGCGGGTACCCCGGCGGCGTCGCGGACGCCCGCACCGGCTGGCAGCTACACACGGCGGCCGGTGGCGGCCAGAGCGCGCCGATCTACTTCAGCGTCGACGACGACATCGACCGCCATACCTGGGACAACCTCGCACTGCCGTGGTTTCGCGGCATCAACTCGGTGCTCGGGGCGCAGCGCACCGGCATCTACGGAGGCATCAAGGCCTGCCAGTGGGCTGCCGCCGACGGTGTCATCGGTAGGTCGCGGGCACCCGGCAAGGTGTGGGCCTGGCAGACCCGGTCCTGGTCCCAGGGCCAGATTTTCCCCGCCGCGGTCCTGTACCAGCGCATCATCGACACTGCCTCGAATCCGGGACCGCTGGTGGGCGGCTCCCGTGTCGATGTCAACGATGTGCTGGCCCAGGATTGCGGCCAGTGGAATCTGCACCTCTGA